The genomic interval gtgaaccaccaGTACCCAGCCAAGCACATCTCATTTTAATGATGGAGAAGGCAACATAaagataaaatgtgaaatgtcaACATGTGGTATTCACTCCAAAGGGCTAAAGGACATCAGGAAATTTGGGGAATGAAATAAGATACCACCTACGCTGATCCCACAATCACAACATAGAAGGTGAAAGTTGTTCTTTAGCTTGTTTTGCTTTACAGGGCCTCACATTTGAGTTCCTCTTAACTCTTAGAGGGCTTTTCAGATTTGAACTTAAAAACTATTACAGAGGTAGTGAACACAGCTAACATTGTGAAATAGACATGGTACCTTGAAGACTACAGTGGAATGCTACACCCAAAGTTCTGTAGCTAAAGCTTATTCCAAGAGCAGTGATAGTGTGTGATCTTTATGGAGCCTTAAGAGGTGAAATCCAGTAAAAGGTTCAGAGGTTACTGTATGTTGCCCTTGAAGGCAATTATGTAACCCTCAGCTTGAAATTCAGTCCCTCTGTTTTGAAATTTGAGTTATTCATATCTCATGAGCTACTCACACATGCCATCTTATGTAATCTTCATCATGAGAGAAATGAGTTTGACCTCTCAGTTTTGGACACTTAACCACCTAAACTATAAgacaattaaaattttattttcataataataacCCCAgacaagtattttgttatagtatatGGTATGtttcaaagaaagcatttaatttggcacttgtttattgttttggaggtttagtccatctctatcatggcagggagcatggcaacaggcaggcaagcatggcactAGAGCAGTAACTGAGCCCATATATTGTATCTTCAAATTGGAGGTAGAGAGAAAGCAAAACTgagcttttaaaacctcagaactttccctagtgacatacttcttccaaaaaggccacatccACTAATCCTTTCTAAACTGCCCACCAATTgaaaaccaaacattcaaatatatgagcctatggaacAATTCTTATTTGAACTTCACACTCAAACTGTGTACCCAAAGTACAATACtcaactgaagacaatgactgCCTTTCTCCAGAATCTTCCAGTAGAAAATAGTTCATCAGGGCTGGGTATGGCACAGTGAGTCTTGCCTGACTGATGCTAGGTCTAGTTTTGTACAGGCCTACTTAAAGTAACTGCAGCTGCTGTGAGATTGTGATTTGTGCAGCTGTGTTGTGTTCATAACAGCATTTCATAACATTCCTCCCTATCGTCTAGCTCTTATATGTTCCCTGAATTCTGGTCTAACTCTTCCCTGAGTCTTAAAGGAGTTCATACAAATGTCTTCTTAGGGCTAAGCACTCAAACaacacttattctcagcacttgaaaggtcATGAGCCTCTGTATTCACAACAGTTCTGTgcagagaagcttctgtgattAAAGATAAGCGTAGCATTTGTCTGTATACATAAGCAGAAATATTTAGAGGGCAGTTTGGCACTATGTAAATGCAGCTAAGCAACAACAGTCTGTTCCTCCCTAGGGGAAAAGATCTCCTCAGCCATTGGAGGAGATCTATTGTGTTTACAGTGCTAGACATCAGTTTCTTCTGTGGAACAAACCTGAAATCCAACCCAAAGAGTGATTAGTTACCATCACAATAGTCATGCCATCAGTAGTCATACATCAGTGGGCCCATGTTGCCTGACTGATTGATTGGTATTGTAGTTCATAGGTCACACCACTTGGCAAGACTCTTGAGGTTTGAGTAGTATTACTACTAGATCTTCCTAAGAACTTTGGTTAAGTTCAGCAGTGAATATGTCTGACCCTAGATTTTTCTTTATAGGCagatttttaattgttaattcaAACCCGTTGCTTGTTGTGGGCCTATTTTATTGTCTTTGGTATAATGATCACACTATAATAGGTCTACCTtaatatgttacttgatctttttcccttgcatcttttaatattcttttttgtgcCATAtgtttgatgctttgattattatgtcactggtctatatagtgagttatTGAGAGATACTATATGGGTGCAgtgaactgaactcagttcctttgCAAGAGCACTAAGTACTCTTAATggctcagccatctcttcagccacagaAACTCCCATTTATTAATGGTTGTCTTATAGTATGAaatgtgacagattttttttacatacaaTATCTGTTATCCTGATAAAAGCTCATCATAGTGTCATTCAAACCCCCATTTTACCAATgtctaaaataaatcttatagaGAAAAGCATTGTAATTCCTTCCAAGGACAGGACCTGAGGAGATTTTAGATTTCAGATCTTTTCAATAATGAGTTAAAATTGGTAAGCCCCTTCCCAAACTCGAAGGGATTTACAAAGGTTAACAAAAGGAAAGTTTGCCTTCAGAGTGAGTATGCCATAATGAACTCGTTCAAACCACTGAAATTAACAGAAAATGACAGACAAGGAATAAAGAAGCTTGAGGTTTGTAAGGGAGAAAAGGTagacaggaaagaaagtgaaggaggaagaaaatgaaagatgatATTATCAAGGCaaataaggagagaaaaggatgagcagaagggaggaagggaagagggaaaggataaCACCTTAATAATCAGAACAGCAGATGATTAAATCAACCCACAGTGCTTTAATCTGCATTGGACATTAGAAGCACTTGTCAACACTTTGCTGTTGCCAATTGTCAATACAGTGGCCTCcagagtctcaaaaaaaaaaaaaaaaaactgttcccTTGCTTTCTTCAATGAAATCAGTGTTCTTTGgctctttattcttttatgtttcctGGTGCAGTGCCATATTAAACATGTGACATGCATTCTTATTTATTGGATGAGACCAAGGTGGTTGCCTGAGCAATAAATAGAAGAATACAGGTCTCAACTCCAGAGTTTCCTGATTTCTGTCTTGgacaacaaaccaaaccacagGGACTGCCTCAACATGAAGCTGGTGGTTCTGTTCATGTTGGTCACCATCCCCATTTGCTGCTATGCCAGTGGTAAGTTCTGCAGAGGGAAGAGTGCTTTCAGACCACACATTCTTACTGTGTCTTCCAGGAAGAAGTCATTGTACCTGAGCACTAGTGTAAAGTGTCTGACATAGTAACTCCATGGATCAACATTAGTGCAGATAATAAAAAGGGTATCTCAATTGTGGGTTTGATTCCTGTGTTGGAGCTGCATGTCACATGTCAATACCACATAAAATGCCCCGTTATGAaaacttctcttttaaaatccatggCAAGGCTCAGGTTTGATTATGAGATATTTCAGCAGTAAGGGGTGATGGTATAAATGTACTCCCATAACAGTGGACCCATATGGGTTTCCTGGAGGATGTATTCATGAGTCTTTCTAACCATGGAATGAAATGGGAAATTCCCAGTAGTGCTGCTTCCCCACTGTAGCATCTAATGCCAGGGTAAAAAGCTTGGACATTATGTGACAGATATATGAGAGATTGTTCTGAATTCTTTTAGTGTTCCTTTATCTACATGTTCTTTGCATTCATGCTGGTAGGGAGGGCAGCTTGCATTGTTTCTGGGGGTTTCTTCCAGTAATGAATAATGAACGCACTCCCACCAAAACCTGAtcaaagtacagagaataagtgactgttgagtgctcagccctaactGAGATATCTATCTCATATACTCCTCTCCAAGACTCAGGAAACACCGTGGAAATGGGGgatgaaagattgtaagagccagaggttggggaGAACTGCTGCAAAATACTGTCTTCTAGACATGTGGTGGGCTGTTGTACTGATGAACTGAGAGAGGAAGTGTTTGTTTTCCCAGTACTTTCACAAGATCAAGTTGATTAGGCCCTACCCCTAATGGTGAAGATTTGGCAAGTGATTGGctgctgagggaggaagagtcaattttcttcagGGTTGTGGCTCATGGTAGGTTTCCCATGGTCACGTGGATGGCTTTATATCAGTGAAAAATGAGCAACAATAATTATACTcagcatattattttttaaaacaaagaaaaatgagacatGAAGTTGTGAGGAGGATGATCAGCcatgaaatcatatacatacaagtaacactaaatggatagatagatggatagatagatagatagacagatagatagattatgGGACatggaggggttggagagaggaaagggaagggaagaaatgatgtaattatactttaatttaaaaacacaaatttaaaaataaatatggtcatctgggcaatggtggtacacatctttaatcccagcactcaggagtagatgcaggcagacctctgagttcaaggccagcctggtctgcagagtgagttccagaacagccaaagctacacagagaaactttgtctcaaaaaaaatgtgattgttATAAATGGCCCTCATGCAGTGTGGTTTGTAGAGTGTACATTGTTTTTATTGCCTACTTTTACTTGGTACGGGCTGAAAAAATGTGAAGGGCTCagtaaattttaaataagattaaGACTCATTAATAGAACTAGTTCAAGTGAATCAAAGTAATGAGCTCCTTCCTGCCCCACTCCTAGCCTGGCTGCCTGAGGTCACTTCAAGTACTAGGGCTTCTGTTTATGTTGCTTTGTGATGCAGATGCTAGAGTTAACAGAGCAATGTGGATAATATTTTAGATGAAATATTTATAGGATGTTTGAACATATTCCATGATGTACTCGAGATAGTAATGAAGAATGTTTACCGTGCCCAGCAAAACAGCCTGCCATCGCTTCAGTTTCCTTGTTAGTTAAGGTTGTGTGAGATGTGGCTTAGTTGTGGTAGGATGTTAGGGGCAGACTTTGTTGTTTCAAAGTAGAATTTTATAGCCTGTATCTTCTGTCCCAGATTTGGCAATGCTCCATCATCATTGCCAATCTGTGCTTCCACTTGTACTCAAGGGCATGATTGTCATGATAGGCAAGTGCTAATGAGTTCAAACCTCCATCTACTACAAATGCCAtgtctttccaggttctggctgcATTATTCTAGATGAAATTATCAACAAGACAATTGACTCGTCTGTGTCTGAGGACGAATATCTACAATTGCTTAgtccatatatatacacacctcTTACTAGAAATGCTGCCACGGAATTCAAACAATGTTTTCTAGCCCAGGATAATGCGACTCTGGAAAATGTTAACGTGATGATGGTAActtctaatttgttttcttttgtaaactgtaatgtgggggaaaaaaaggcttggggatcccgaggttcctcctgccatactgtgggtagtcggctggaaacgctctgggtttctccagctggaagttgggcccggctgttcattaactaaaagtctctccctggctcctcacggttcctcatagcggcgcagccccaacacacgaggaagcccttgggtttccaaaactggtttattcacatggcggatcgtggatggatctggatgcatacccctcaaacccaggatcgacctgagttaaaaggggaggggagaaggggggaggggctggggaggaatgtttaattggctccacctctggcct from Arvicanthis niloticus isolate mArvNil1 chromosome 1, mArvNil1.pat.X, whole genome shotgun sequence carries:
- the LOC117700175 gene encoding secretoglobin family 2A member 1-like, producing the protein MKLVVLFMLVTIPICCYASGSGCIILDEIINKTIDSSVSEDEYLQLLSPYIYTPLTRNAATEFKQCFLAQDNATLENVNVMMEAIYDSNSCQESS